One region of Sphingomonas kaistensis genomic DNA includes:
- a CDS encoding TonB-dependent receptor plug domain-containing protein, whose amino-acid sequence MFLTDLPPPPPAAETIIVTAARGGESRDKSAASVSLIEPVTVERLGEPLLATLLRLTPSASLSVAGPAGSLTQVRLRGAEANHTLLFVDGIRANDPAAGNEPRFELLSADLADRIEIVRGPQSALWGSEAIGGVVALSAQPRDDFSAVAEAGSQRFGRIGGSAGYREGDVSVGLGGGIQGARGINAFAGGPGDRDGYRNAVLRGRVDWTAGPLTLSASGFGIASKSEFDGSDPATFLRADTANSTRNRLAAARLGARFDADGWKLALGVSRLGSRNRNLLAKIEQNRTSGRRDTLTAEAGRDFAAAGVASRLTVAGEWTGERFTASDTVYGGFTNQRRKRDQTALTAEYRGEAGPVVATLALRHDAFSAFRDAMTFRAGALIALGGGLQLAGSWGEGIAQPTFFDLYGFFPGSYVGNPALKPERSRGGELSLRAVSGPWRAAITAYRQRLRDEIVASPDFTSAVNASGRSRRDGVELEAGWSGGEWLNLSATYAYLDAAEPAGRELRRPRHSGSVAADGSAGRLTYGAALSYTGTRLDRDFDLFPSPLVRLPSHWLASARLGYQVTPGVELFGRVANAFDRRVVDVVGYRAEGRSLFAGIRLGPRR is encoded by the coding sequence TTGTTTCTGACCGACCTCCCTCCTCCGCCCCCGGCGGCGGAAACCATCATCGTCACGGCCGCGAGGGGCGGCGAATCGCGGGACAAGTCCGCGGCCAGCGTCAGCCTGATCGAGCCGGTCACGGTGGAACGGCTCGGTGAGCCGCTGCTCGCGACCCTGCTTCGCCTGACGCCGTCGGCGAGCCTGTCGGTCGCCGGCCCCGCGGGTTCGCTGACCCAGGTCCGGCTGCGCGGCGCGGAGGCCAACCACACCCTCCTGTTCGTCGACGGTATACGCGCCAACGACCCCGCAGCCGGCAACGAGCCGCGCTTCGAATTGCTCTCCGCCGACCTCGCCGACCGGATCGAGATCGTGCGCGGCCCGCAGTCGGCTTTGTGGGGCAGCGAGGCGATCGGCGGCGTGGTGGCGCTCAGTGCCCAGCCGCGCGACGATTTCAGTGCCGTGGCGGAGGCGGGCAGCCAACGCTTCGGCCGGATCGGCGGCTCGGCCGGCTATCGCGAAGGCGACGTGAGCGTCGGCCTCGGCGGCGGCATTCAGGGCGCGCGCGGGATCAATGCCTTTGCCGGTGGACCCGGCGACCGCGACGGCTACCGCAACGCCGTCCTGCGCGGGCGGGTGGACTGGACGGCGGGGCCCCTCACCTTGTCCGCGTCCGGCTTCGGCATCGCTTCTAAGAGCGAGTTCGACGGATCGGACCCCGCTACTTTCCTGCGTGCCGACACCGCCAATTCCACGCGCAACCGGCTGGCGGCGGCACGTCTTGGCGCACGCTTCGATGCCGACGGCTGGAAGCTGGCGCTTGGCGTCTCCCGCCTGGGCTCGCGCAACCGCAACCTCCTTGCGAAGATCGAGCAGAACCGCACCAGCGGCCGCCGCGACACGCTGACCGCCGAGGCAGGGCGCGACTTCGCCGCGGCCGGAGTCGCCAGCCGCCTGACCGTTGCTGGAGAATGGACCGGCGAGCGCTTCACCGCGTCCGACACCGTCTACGGCGGCTTCACCAACCAGCGCCGCAAGCGTGACCAGACGGCGCTGACCGCGGAATATCGCGGGGAAGCCGGCCCCGTCGTCGCGACCCTCGCCCTGCGTCACGATGCCTTCAGCGCGTTTCGCGACGCCATGACCTTCCGCGCGGGCGCGCTGATCGCGCTCGGCGGCGGCCTGCAGCTTGCCGGAAGCTGGGGCGAAGGCATCGCCCAGCCGACCTTCTTCGACCTCTACGGCTTTTTCCCGGGCAGCTACGTTGGCAATCCCGCCCTGAAGCCCGAACGCAGCCGCGGCGGCGAGCTATCCCTGCGTGCGGTCAGCGGGCCGTGGCGGGCGGCGATAACGGCCTACCGCCAGCGTCTTCGTGACGAGATCGTCGCCAGCCCCGACTTCACCTCCGCGGTCAACGCCAGTGGCCGGAGCAGGCGCGACGGGGTCGAACTGGAAGCTGGGTGGAGCGGCGGCGAGTGGCTGAACCTGTCCGCCACCTACGCCTATCTCGATGCGGCGGAGCCCGCAGGGCGGGAACTCAGGCGGCCGCGGCACAGCGGGTCAGTTGCAGCCGACGGCTCCGCAGGGCGCCTCACTTATGGAGCGGCGCTGAGCTATACCGGTACCCGGCTCGACCGTGACTTCGACCTGTTCCCCTCGCCGCTGGTGCGGTTGCCGTCCCACTGGCTGGCGAGTGCCCGGCTCGGCTACCAAGTGACGCCCGGGGTCGAACTCTTCGGGCGCGTCGCCAATGCCTTCGATCGGAGGGTCGTCGACGTGGTCGGCTATCGCGCGGAAGGGAGGAGCCTTTTTGCCGGCATCCGCCTTGGTCCACGCCGCTGA
- a CDS encoding GNAT family N-acetyltransferase yields the protein MTKGRPAPTLETGRLRLRGWRREDFRPYHAIMSEPAVHRFFGPEPMGEEECWRRICAATGNWLLNGFGGMAVERLSDGKLVGNVGLFTARRAIEPQFGDEPEMGWIFATETHGTGMAHEANTALLAWAEATLPPQHIWAIISEGNEPSFKLAAKLGFKPLHQVDYHGPTKVLQRPSW from the coding sequence ATGACGAAAGGACGCCCGGCTCCAACCCTGGAGACCGGGCGTCTTCGTTTGCGCGGCTGGCGGCGGGAGGACTTCCGCCCTTATCACGCAATCATGTCCGAGCCCGCGGTGCACCGCTTCTTCGGGCCCGAACCGATGGGCGAGGAAGAATGCTGGCGCCGTATCTGCGCGGCGACGGGCAACTGGCTGCTGAACGGCTTCGGCGGCATGGCGGTCGAGCGGCTGAGCGACGGCAAGCTGGTCGGCAACGTCGGCCTGTTCACGGCAAGGCGCGCGATCGAGCCGCAGTTCGGCGACGAGCCCGAGATGGGCTGGATCTTCGCCACCGAAACCCACGGCACCGGAATGGCACACGAGGCGAACACCGCTTTGCTGGCCTGGGCCGAGGCGACCTTGCCGCCGCAGCACATCTGGGCGATCATCAGCGAAGGCAATGAGCCGAGTTTCAAGCTGGCGGCAAAACTCGGCTTCAAGCCCTTGCATCAGGTCGATTATCACGGACCGACGAAGGTCCTTCAGCGCCCTAGCTGGTAG
- a CDS encoding OmpH family outer membrane protein, translated as MTNKLVLGLLAATAVATPAAAQRLPAAVVAVVDSGRIYAECTACRAALTQLQSQATALQTRQQALAAPIQTEGQAIEAAINALPAAQRQNPPAALQQRVQRWQQSQQTANQELQGLQTRLQSTQAHVRQQLDARLGPIINQAMVARGANIAVDTDATLARANGVDITNDVLTALNAQVPSVSVTPLPQQAQPAQPRPTGR; from the coding sequence ATGACCAACAAGCTTGTTCTCGGCCTTCTTGCGGCCACTGCCGTTGCCACGCCCGCCGCTGCGCAGCGCCTGCCGGCCGCCGTCGTGGCGGTGGTCGACAGCGGCCGCATCTATGCCGAGTGCACCGCCTGCCGCGCCGCGCTGACCCAGCTGCAGAGCCAGGCCACCGCCCTCCAGACCCGCCAGCAGGCGCTGGCCGCCCCGATCCAGACCGAAGGTCAGGCGATCGAGGCCGCCATCAACGCGCTTCCGGCCGCCCAGCGCCAGAACCCGCCGGCCGCGCTTCAGCAGCGCGTGCAGCGCTGGCAGCAGTCGCAGCAGACCGCCAACCAGGAGCTGCAGGGCCTCCAGACCCGCCTCCAGTCGACGCAGGCGCACGTCCGCCAGCAGCTCGACGCCCGGCTCGGTCCGATCATCAATCAGGCGATGGTGGCCCGCGGTGCCAACATCGCGGTCGATACCGATGCCACGCTCGCCCGCGCCAACGGTGTGGACATCACCAACGATGTCCTGACCGCGCTCAATGCGCAGGTGCCGTCGGTCAGCGTCACGCCGCTTCCGCAGCAGGCGCAGCCGGCACAGCCGCGCCCGACGGGCCGCTAA
- a CDS encoding AMP-binding protein: MKFEAGKPGHPVAPGWRPEAIPVPQLLVRSAGRFGDRIALDFMGRTWTYEALLREAMAAAQGFLDLGVTPGNRVGLFLPNTPHYPIAYYGALLAGATVVNFSPLYSPEEVAFQARDSGTEIMVCLDLAKLWPPMQRLLDEGLLNHLVVGNLPEVLPAAKALGFRLLKRKERQRLPGDGRISAWSTLLWPGEQRPLPAVDPSAIALLQYTGGTTGVPKGAALTHANLTANAEQLAAIDPGHPKREGRVLGALPLFHIFANSCILNRSIISGGTITLLARFEAGEALAAIRRNRLTDLAGVPAMYQAMIDHPDVAKTSFASVQQCFSGGAAMTSALKDRFETATGARVLEGYGLTETSGVVSVNPYVGETRAGTAGIPLPGTEIRIADPDAPDRVLGAEETGEILIRGPQVMTGYWRAAEGRPEPLADGWLHTGDLGFVEPGGYLRLVDRSKDMINVGGFKVFPSQVEAALLKDAAIKEALVIAVPDDRVGERPKAFAVLHDGVETSAETLMKALCQRVGKHERPVAIEILDDLPRTMIGKPDRKALTKLDAERRAAATS; this comes from the coding sequence GTGAAGTTCGAAGCAGGCAAGCCAGGCCACCCGGTCGCCCCCGGCTGGCGGCCCGAAGCGATCCCGGTTCCCCAGCTCCTCGTTCGCAGCGCCGGGCGGTTCGGCGACCGCATCGCGCTCGACTTCATGGGCCGGACCTGGACCTATGAGGCGCTGCTTCGCGAAGCGATGGCCGCTGCGCAGGGTTTTCTCGATCTTGGCGTGACGCCCGGCAACCGGGTCGGCCTGTTCCTTCCGAACACGCCCCATTACCCCATCGCTTATTATGGCGCCCTGCTGGCGGGCGCGACCGTGGTCAATTTCTCGCCGCTCTACTCGCCAGAGGAAGTCGCGTTCCAGGCCCGCGATTCGGGCACCGAGATCATGGTCTGCCTCGACCTCGCCAAGCTGTGGCCGCCGATGCAGCGCTTGCTCGACGAGGGCCTGCTGAATCATCTGGTCGTCGGCAATCTTCCCGAGGTGCTGCCGGCAGCCAAGGCGCTCGGCTTCCGCCTGCTGAAGCGCAAGGAGCGTCAGCGCCTTCCCGGTGACGGGCGCATCTCGGCGTGGAGCACGCTCCTGTGGCCCGGCGAGCAGCGACCACTTCCTGCCGTCGATCCGTCGGCGATCGCCCTTCTCCAATATACCGGCGGCACCACCGGCGTGCCAAAGGGCGCGGCGCTGACGCACGCCAACCTCACCGCCAATGCCGAGCAACTCGCCGCCATTGATCCCGGCCACCCCAAACGCGAAGGCCGCGTCCTCGGCGCGCTGCCGCTGTTCCATATCTTCGCCAACAGCTGCATCCTCAATCGCAGCATCATTTCGGGCGGGACGATCACCCTCCTCGCCCGCTTCGAAGCCGGGGAAGCACTCGCCGCCATCCGCCGCAATCGCCTTACCGACCTCGCCGGGGTCCCCGCCATGTACCAGGCCATGATCGACCATCCCGATGTCGCGAAAACCAGCTTCGCAAGCGTGCAGCAGTGCTTTTCAGGCGGCGCCGCCATGACGTCGGCGCTGAAGGATCGGTTCGAGACCGCAACCGGGGCTCGCGTGCTCGAAGGCTATGGCCTGACCGAAACCAGCGGCGTGGTGTCGGTGAACCCCTACGTGGGCGAAACCCGTGCCGGGACGGCCGGGATCCCCCTGCCCGGCACCGAGATACGTATCGCCGATCCTGACGCCCCCGACCGCGTTCTCGGAGCGGAGGAAACCGGCGAGATCCTGATCCGCGGTCCGCAGGTGATGACCGGCTACTGGCGTGCGGCGGAGGGTAGGCCAGAGCCGCTTGCCGACGGCTGGCTGCACACGGGCGACCTCGGCTTCGTCGAGCCGGGCGGCTATCTCCGGCTGGTCGATCGGTCCAAGGACATGATCAATGTCGGCGGCTTCAAGGTCTTCCCGAGCCAGGTCGAGGCCGCGCTGCTGAAGGACGCCGCCATCAAGGAAGCGCTCGTCATCGCCGTGCCCGACGACCGGGTCGGCGAGCGTCCCAAGGCCTTTGCCGTCCTCCACGATGGAGTCGAGACGTCAGCGGAGACGCTGATGAAGGCCTTGTGTCAGCGCGTCGGCAAGCATGAGCGGCCGGTCGCCATCGAAATCCTCGACGACCTTCCCCGCACGATGATCGGAAAACCGGATCGCAAGGCGCTTACGAAACTGGACGCGGAGCGCCGGGCGGCGGCTACCAGCTAG
- a CDS encoding FecCD family ABC transporter permease: protein MRLLLTPSLIILPLALCAAAMLLPLAPLSGPDELARLILVELRLPRLLLGLGYGAVLGLTGAALQALFANPLASPDITGASSGAALGAVVGSTFLGLATPLAMGASGATGAALALLLLFAVAGRRPDAATLLLAGLAISLAAGAVTSLALALAPSPFAFYEAFDWLMGSLVDRSLGQAAAALVPAAIASALLARRSGALDRLALGEDVAASMGLAPERLRMEVVLLSAIAVGACVAVCGAVGFVGLIAPVLARRLTRGHPGRAMLPAALIGATILVAADLLTRLAPLGRTIPLGVITASLGTPIFLWVLLGMRGKLTS, encoded by the coding sequence TTGAGGCTGCTCCTGACTCCATCTCTGATCATCCTCCCGCTGGCGCTGTGCGCGGCGGCGATGCTGCTGCCGCTGGCGCCGCTCAGCGGACCGGATGAGCTTGCAAGACTGATCCTGGTCGAACTGCGGCTGCCGCGGCTGCTGCTGGGCCTTGGCTACGGCGCGGTGCTCGGCCTGACCGGAGCAGCGCTGCAGGCCCTGTTCGCCAACCCCCTCGCCTCGCCCGACATCACCGGCGCAAGCAGCGGTGCGGCGCTCGGCGCAGTCGTGGGGTCGACCTTCCTTGGCCTTGCGACACCGCTTGCGATGGGCGCCAGCGGGGCGACCGGAGCGGCGCTTGCACTGCTGCTGCTATTCGCGGTGGCCGGACGGCGACCGGATGCAGCCACCCTGCTCCTTGCCGGTCTCGCCATCAGCCTTGCCGCCGGCGCGGTGACAAGCCTTGCCCTTGCCCTCGCCCCTTCCCCCTTCGCCTTTTACGAAGCGTTCGACTGGCTGATGGGAAGCCTTGTCGATCGCAGCCTGGGCCAGGCCGCGGCGGCGCTGGTACCGGCGGCCATCGCCTCGGCGCTATTGGCACGCCGCAGCGGGGCACTCGACCGGCTCGCGCTCGGAGAGGACGTCGCGGCGTCGATGGGCCTTGCACCGGAGCGGCTACGGATGGAGGTCGTCCTGCTCTCCGCGATCGCGGTCGGCGCTTGCGTCGCGGTGTGCGGCGCGGTCGGCTTCGTCGGCCTGATCGCCCCCGTGCTGGCGCGGCGCTTGACCCGCGGCCACCCTGGTCGCGCCATGCTGCCGGCGGCGCTGATCGGGGCGACGATCCTGGTGGCGGCCGACCTCCTGACCAGACTGGCACCGCTCGGCCGAACCATTCCCCTCGGGGTCATCACCGCCAGCCTCGGCACGCCCATCTTCCTGTGGGTGCTGCTGGGCATGCGCGGAAAGCTGACGTCATGA
- the fabZ gene encoding 3-hydroxyacyl-ACP dehydratase FabZ: MAALPHRYPMLLVDRVAELVLDERITAIKAVSINEPFFAGHFPGRPIMPGVLIVEALAQAAGVLAVESLGLAGSGKLVYFMAIDGAKFRTPVEPGCLLELKVSFVQKRSSVCKFAGQAVVGGKLAAEANFTAMIADPPKD, translated from the coding sequence ATGGCGGCGCTGCCCCATCGCTATCCGATGCTGCTCGTCGACCGGGTCGCCGAACTCGTGCTCGACGAGCGCATCACCGCCATCAAGGCGGTCAGCATCAACGAGCCGTTCTTCGCGGGGCACTTCCCGGGACGGCCGATCATGCCGGGCGTGCTGATCGTCGAAGCGCTGGCGCAGGCCGCCGGCGTGCTTGCGGTCGAGAGCCTCGGCCTCGCGGGCTCGGGCAAGCTCGTCTACTTCATGGCCATCGACGGGGCCAAGTTCCGCACCCCGGTCGAGCCGGGCTGCCTGCTCGAGCTCAAGGTCAGCTTCGTCCAGAAGCGCTCGTCCGTGTGCAAATTTGCAGGGCAGGCCGTTGTCGGTGGCAAGCTTGCGGCCGAGGCCAATTTCACGGCGATGATCGCCGATCCGCCGAAGGATTGA
- a CDS encoding ABC transporter ATP-binding protein: MTPLLEASVALPPRLAETRVHVSAGERIAVIGPNGSGKTTLLRALAGIEGQGAVTVGGEALVAVPPARRPQLISFLPASRDVRWPIPVRDVIALGLATPDPTRVEDLLERLRLGELADRPIDRLSTGERARALLGRALAARPRLLLLDEPLSNLDPAWVLRTLNYLEEVAQDGTAIVMALHDLSQLGRFDRVWMLDAGRLVSEETPGDLLASPRFAEVFEVEPDGTGWTLNPSADRRSSP, encoded by the coding sequence ATGACGCCGCTGCTTGAAGCCTCCGTCGCGCTTCCTCCGCGCCTGGCCGAAACGCGGGTCCACGTGTCCGCTGGCGAGCGGATCGCGGTGATCGGCCCCAACGGCAGCGGCAAAACGACGCTGTTGAGGGCCCTCGCAGGGATCGAAGGTCAGGGTGCCGTGACGGTCGGCGGCGAAGCGCTTGTCGCCGTACCGCCCGCGAGGCGCCCGCAGCTGATCTCCTTCCTTCCGGCGAGCCGGGACGTGCGCTGGCCCATCCCGGTCCGCGACGTGATTGCCCTTGGACTGGCGACTCCGGATCCAACGCGGGTGGAGGACTTGCTCGAGCGCTTGCGGCTCGGCGAACTTGCGGACCGCCCGATCGATCGCCTGTCGACGGGGGAACGAGCCCGCGCCCTGCTCGGCCGGGCGCTCGCCGCCCGCCCGCGCCTGCTGCTGCTCGACGAGCCGCTGTCCAACCTCGATCCGGCCTGGGTGTTACGGACGCTGAACTATCTGGAAGAGGTGGCGCAGGACGGCACCGCCATCGTCATGGCGCTTCACGACCTGTCCCAATTGGGCCGGTTCGACCGCGTCTGGATGCTCGACGCAGGGAGGCTGGTTTCCGAGGAAACGCCCGGCGACCTGCTCGCCTCGCCCCGCTTCGCCGAGGTGTTCGAAGTGGAGCCGGACGGGACCGGCTGGACGCTCAATCCTTCGGCGGATCGGCGATCATCGCCGTGA
- a CDS encoding acyl-CoA dehydrogenase family protein, whose product MLDTSTRTLFESEHDSFRDTVRRVVETLDTDRHEREGIVEREAWLRAGEAGMLCPTVPEEYGGLGLDFRFNAIVSEEASYAGSAVGWSLQSDIVADYVLAYGNEEQKKKWLPRMVSGEAITAIAMTEPGAGSDLQGMKTIARKSGNGWRLSGSKTYITNGQAADLVIVCARTTEEGGARGISLFLVETGDEGFSRGRNLDKIGLHGNDTSELFFDEVPLPADRLLGAENGGFAMLMNQLPQERLSIAVQCQAAAQRAFDLALEFTKDRKAFGKSVFEFQNTRFTLADLKTRLQVGWAHLDWAIARHLEGKLTPAEASAAKLFHSELQFAACDTSLQLHGGAGYMNEYPIARLWRDARVTRIYGGTSEIMKELIARSI is encoded by the coding sequence ATGCTGGACACCTCGACCCGGACCCTGTTCGAGTCAGAGCATGATTCCTTCCGCGACACGGTGCGGCGGGTGGTCGAAACGCTCGATACTGACCGGCACGAACGCGAAGGAATCGTGGAGCGCGAGGCGTGGCTGCGCGCGGGCGAAGCGGGCATGCTGTGCCCCACCGTGCCGGAGGAATATGGCGGCCTCGGCCTCGATTTCCGCTTCAACGCCATTGTCTCGGAAGAAGCGTCCTACGCCGGCAGCGCCGTCGGCTGGTCGCTGCAGAGCGACATCGTCGCCGACTACGTCCTCGCCTACGGCAACGAGGAGCAAAAGAAGAAATGGCTGCCCCGGATGGTTTCGGGCGAGGCGATCACCGCCATTGCGATGACCGAGCCGGGCGCCGGAAGCGACCTCCAGGGCATGAAGACGATTGCCCGCAAGTCGGGCAACGGGTGGCGGCTGTCGGGCTCCAAGACCTATATCACCAACGGCCAGGCGGCCGACCTCGTCATCGTCTGCGCCCGCACCACCGAGGAAGGTGGCGCTCGCGGCATCTCGCTCTTCCTCGTCGAGACCGGCGACGAGGGGTTCAGCCGCGGCCGCAACCTCGACAAGATCGGGCTTCACGGCAACGACACCTCCGAACTCTTCTTCGATGAAGTTCCGCTTCCCGCCGATCGCCTCCTCGGGGCGGAGAATGGCGGTTTCGCCATGCTGATGAACCAGCTTCCGCAGGAACGCCTGTCGATTGCGGTCCAGTGCCAGGCCGCCGCCCAGCGCGCGTTCGACCTGGCGCTCGAGTTCACCAAGGACCGCAAGGCGTTCGGCAAGAGCGTGTTCGAATTCCAGAACACCCGCTTCACGCTGGCCGACCTCAAGACCCGGTTGCAGGTCGGCTGGGCACACCTCGACTGGGCGATCGCGCGGCATCTGGAAGGCAAGCTCACGCCGGCGGAAGCAAGCGCTGCAAAGCTGTTCCATTCGGAGCTTCAGTTCGCCGCCTGCGATACCTCGCTCCAGCTTCACGGCGGCGCCGGCTACATGAACGAATATCCGATCGCGCGTCTGTGGCGCGATGCCCGGGTCACGCGCATCTATGGCGGCACCAGTGAAATCATGAAGGAGTTGATCGCCCGTTCGATCTGA
- a CDS encoding ABC transporter substrate-binding protein, with protein MPASALVHAADAALRVASLNLCTDELLLLLGEPRQIVSVSHLGHSPRETALWRTARSYRANDGKLESVLALRPQLILTMGGSGGARQALARRFGARLVELEYPSSPAEVVAQAAQVAALLQRPAAARPYRQQLARLESSQPALEDGAFVGGGGISLSPQGLGASWLRLAGFRQPALANSRLGLEILVTTPPRWLIRSDYRADQASRGAAWLDHPVVRRLAPRTLVTDGRPWTCGGLPMLAEVERLRALRASR; from the coding sequence TTGCCGGCATCCGCCTTGGTCCACGCCGCTGACGCGGCGCTTCGGGTCGCCTCCCTCAACCTGTGCACCGACGAGCTGCTGCTGCTGCTTGGCGAGCCGCGGCAGATTGTCTCGGTCAGCCACCTGGGCCACTCGCCCCGCGAGACGGCCCTGTGGCGCACGGCGCGTTCGTACCGGGCAAACGACGGCAAGCTGGAAAGCGTGCTGGCCCTGCGACCGCAGCTGATCCTGACGATGGGCGGAAGCGGTGGGGCGCGGCAGGCGCTGGCCCGCCGCTTCGGGGCGCGCCTGGTGGAGCTGGAATATCCGTCCAGCCCGGCCGAAGTGGTCGCGCAAGCGGCGCAGGTGGCCGCGCTCCTGCAGCGCCCCGCCGCTGCCAGGCCTTACCGCCAGCAACTCGCGCGCCTCGAGTCCTCCCAGCCCGCCCTGGAGGACGGCGCATTCGTGGGCGGCGGCGGTATCAGCCTGTCGCCGCAAGGGCTTGGTGCGTCGTGGCTGCGGCTCGCCGGCTTCCGTCAGCCGGCCTTGGCGAACAGCCGCCTCGGTCTCGAAATTCTCGTAACGACGCCGCCCAGGTGGCTGATCCGAAGCGATTATCGCGCCGACCAGGCCAGCCGAGGAGCCGCCTGGCTCGACCATCCCGTCGTCCGGCGCCTCGCCCCGCGAACCCTCGTGACCGACGGCCGGCCCTGGACCTGTGGCGGCTTGCCCATGCTTGCCGAGGTCGAGCGGTTGCGGGCACTGAGGGCGAGCCGTTGA
- the rpmE gene encoding 50S ribosomal protein L31, whose amino-acid sequence MKSGTHPDYHFITVEMTDGTKYQTRSTWGKEGDTLHLDIDPTAHPAWTGGTGKMLDAGGQVARFNKRFGGLSLGKK is encoded by the coding sequence ATGAAGAGCGGGACGCACCCCGATTATCACTTCATCACCGTCGAGATGACCGACGGCACGAAGTACCAGACCCGTTCGACCTGGGGCAAGGAAGGCGACACCCTTCACCTCGACATCGATCCGACCGCTCACCCGGCCTGGACCGGCGGCACCGGCAAGATGCTCGACGCCGGTGGCCAGGTGGCGCGCTTCAACAAGCGCTTCGGCGGCCTGTCGCTCGGCAAGAAGTAA